A window from Hydrogenobacter hydrogenophilus encodes these proteins:
- a CDS encoding nuclease-related domain-containing protein has translation MRLYLRWNELKLKLISISMGALSPLPLMMSFADLIPFMLGASLSTVMFLGSLSYRRRSENYRIGRKVEEQVEQILRACLPPSALLISDMKITYGNIDFLILGEDQILILEVKAGKLKGKRLENTYNQIQRQIQEMKEIYPDKRIRAFVINTTGKSFYYKDLKIISIKELCHEILGLLHTA, from the coding sequence ATGAGGCTTTACCTAAGGTGGAATGAATTGAAGTTAAAGTTAATTTCCATATCAATGGGAGCACTTTCTCCTCTTCCTTTGATGATGTCTTTTGCAGATTTGATACCCTTCATGTTAGGTGCAAGCCTAAGTACAGTTATGTTTCTAGGATCTTTGAGCTACCGTAGAAGGTCAGAAAACTACAGAATTGGGAGAAAGGTGGAAGAACAAGTTGAGCAGATCCTAAGAGCATGCCTTCCTCCAAGTGCCTTGCTTATAAGCGATATGAAGATAACATATGGCAACATTGATTTTCTTATCTTAGGTGAAGATCAAATCCTAATACTTGAGGTCAAGGCAGGTAAGCTAAAGGGCAAAAGGCTTGAGAATACTTACAATCAAATACAAAGGCAGATACAAGAGATGAAAGAAATTTACCCTGATAAGCGCATAAGGGCATTCGTTATCAACACAACAGGTAAGAGCTTTTATTATAAGGACTTAAAGATAATATCTATAAAGGAGCTTTGTCATGAGATCTTGGGTTTATTACATACAGCTTAG
- a CDS encoding tRNA (guanine(26)-N(2))-dimethyltransferase produces MADVIQEGKARLHIQIPSIVSSRMPVFYNPHMVINRDMSLLVVLASVGEGAIICDPMGASGIRGIRFLLEAGAKKVIYNDINPMAVEEFKRLIKINCVDESKVEIYSEDASLLLRKLRGFDYVDIDPFGSPVDFLESAILSVKRGGLLGVSATDTAVLSGTYPTTCIRRYGSKPLLEAEFYHEVGIRILIKKVVEEGAKLDCALTPVFCYSYRHHFKVFLRKDIGARRADQLMRDIGYIVYCSKCLYRKALKCEGMINICPICGNELLYAGPLWIGKLWNEELITGMQKPKDRLILSKETIKLLSKVQQEATKQTVGFYTLSAIGEKLRIGSFPNLEKFLPLIEGVRTHFTGEGFRTTLSHSELLKRLGSLSLRQ; encoded by the coding sequence TGGTAATAAATAGGGACATGAGCTTACTCGTAGTCTTAGCATCTGTAGGAGAAGGTGCCATCATCTGTGATCCTATGGGTGCAAGCGGTATAAGGGGCATAAGGTTTTTACTTGAAGCAGGAGCTAAAAAAGTCATATACAATGACATAAACCCAATGGCTGTGGAGGAGTTTAAGAGACTTATAAAAATTAACTGTGTGGATGAAAGTAAGGTGGAGATATACTCAGAGGATGCAAGTTTATTACTCAGAAAGTTAAGAGGTTTTGATTACGTAGATATAGACCCTTTTGGTTCACCCGTAGATTTCTTAGAGAGTGCCATCCTGTCCGTGAAAAGGGGTGGATTGCTGGGAGTTTCTGCTACTGACACCGCAGTGCTTTCTGGCACATATCCTACTACTTGCATTAGAAGATACGGCTCCAAACCCTTGCTTGAAGCAGAGTTTTACCACGAAGTGGGTATAAGAATACTCATAAAAAAAGTTGTAGAAGAAGGGGCTAAGTTAGACTGCGCCTTAACGCCTGTGTTTTGCTACTCTTACAGACACCACTTTAAGGTTTTTTTAAGAAAGGATATAGGCGCAAGAAGGGCAGACCAGCTTATGAGAGACATAGGATACATAGTTTACTGTTCTAAGTGTTTATACCGTAAAGCTTTGAAGTGTGAGGGCATGATAAACATTTGTCCCATATGTGGTAATGAGCTTCTCTATGCTGGGCCTCTTTGGATAGGTAAGCTCTGGAATGAAGAGCTTATCACAGGCATGCAAAAGCCAAAGGATAGATTAATCTTGAGTAAAGAAACCATTAAACTTCTTAGTAAAGTACAGCAAGAAGCCACCAAACAGACCGTTGGCTTTTATACGCTATCCGCTATAGGGGAGAAGCTTAGGATAGGCAGTTTCCCAAACTTGGAAAAGTTTTTGCCTTTGATAGAAGGAGTTAGAACTCACTTCACAGGAGAAGGTTTTAGGACCACATTGAGCCACAGCGAATTACTAAAAAGATTAGGCTCCTTATCTTTACGGCAGTAG
- a CDS encoding ATP-binding protein, which yields MAEDCPACGGTGFVDKGHSVELCSCRFQSVDIAKYLHIPPRFSAVEFENYVPISPSQSQALKTCISYAYSFEPTEGKGLTLLGPPHMGKTHLAVCVLKTVYRNKRIRGLFFDTKDMLFKLKSVMEDNGRYTKFMNLLLRIPLLVLDDLGSERLSDWQREMITHIISYRYNYMKSTIITTNYALRKLDEKEVAKTIEDRLSEAVVSKIYQMNTTLYLLP from the coding sequence ATGGCAGAAGATTGTCCTGCGTGTGGTGGAACAGGTTTTGTGGACAAAGGACACAGTGTAGAGCTGTGCTCGTGTAGGTTTCAAAGTGTAGATATAGCCAAGTACCTGCATATACCCCCAAGGTTCTCGGCTGTAGAATTTGAAAACTATGTTCCCATCTCACCTTCTCAATCTCAAGCTTTGAAAACATGCATATCCTATGCTTACAGTTTTGAACCAACGGAAGGCAAGGGATTGACTCTTTTGGGCCCTCCTCATATGGGGAAAACACACCTTGCGGTGTGTGTGTTAAAAACCGTCTACAGAAACAAAAGGATAAGGGGACTTTTCTTTGATACCAAAGATATGCTTTTTAAGCTAAAGAGCGTTATGGAAGATAACGGAAGGTATACAAAGTTTATGAACTTATTGCTCAGGATTCCTTTGTTGGTGCTTGACGACCTTGGTTCTGAGCGCCTCTCCGATTGGCAGAGAGAGATGATCACACACATCATCTCTTACAGGTATAACTATATGAAAAGTACCATCATAACTACCAACTACGCCCTTAGAAAGCTTGATGAGAAGGAAGTGGCAAAAACTATAGAAGATAGACTTTCTGAAGCTGTAGTTTCTAAAATCTACCAGATGAACACTACACTCTACCTACTGCCGTAA
- a CDS encoding DUF454 family protein produces MKKLLKLIGIFFLIIGTIGIFLPLLPTVPFYILSAILLAKVSKREIVKLKRIPFAGKAIYNQIKKSVRYAKRWTTR; encoded by the coding sequence ATGAAAAAGCTTTTAAAGTTAATTGGTATATTTTTCCTCATCATTGGAACGATAGGGATTTTTCTACCTTTACTTCCTACTGTACCTTTTTATATTCTTAGCGCAATTCTTCTCGCAAAGGTCTCAAAACGCGAAATTGTGAAGTTAAAACGCATTCCTTTTGCAGGTAAAGCAATATATAATCAGATTAAAAAGAGTGTAAGGTACGCAAAGCGATGGACTACCCGATAA
- a CDS encoding site-2 protease family protein, which yields MDLREAVITIPAIMVAVILHEYAHGWMAYRMGDPTAKEAGRLTLKPIPHIDPFGTLILPAMFILIGSPILFGWAKPVPINPLRFRDLKIGTFFVSIAGIGMNLMLALIFGFLYRLIDAGYLDFLGQKTILPLAIFFAKSVLINVILAVFNAIPIPPLDGSRALMSFFSIKYWETFYRFEMYGFLILTLLLFTGVLGRIMYPPILFLYNLFMGG from the coding sequence ATGGACTTAAGGGAAGCGGTAATAACCATACCTGCTATTATGGTGGCGGTTATACTTCATGAGTACGCACACGGTTGGATGGCTTACAGAATGGGAGATCCTACTGCTAAAGAGGCTGGGCGCTTAACCTTAAAACCTATACCTCACATAGACCCCTTTGGCACACTCATATTACCTGCTATGTTTATCCTGATTGGTTCTCCCATCCTTTTTGGTTGGGCTAAGCCCGTACCCATAAATCCACTGAGGTTTAGAGACCTCAAGATAGGTACCTTCTTTGTTTCCATTGCTGGTATAGGAATGAACTTAATGCTTGCTCTCATCTTTGGTTTTCTTTACAGACTCATAGATGCTGGGTATTTGGACTTTTTGGGGCAGAAAACCATTCTGCCTTTAGCCATATTTTTTGCCAAATCAGTATTGATAAATGTCATTCTGGCTGTTTTCAACGCTATACCCATACCCCCACTTGACGGTTCAAGGGCGCTTATGAGTTTCTTTTCTATCAAATACTGGGAGACTTTTTACAGGTTTGAGATGTATGGGTTTCTTATCTTGACGCTACTTTTGTTTACAGGAGTGCTGGGTAGGATCATGTATCCTCCTATACTTTTTCTGTATAACTTATTCATGGGAGGATAA
- the surE gene encoding 5'/3'-nucleotidase SurE produces the protein MFTFLLTNDDGYFSEGIRALRSALKQIGRVVCVAPDRNLSGVGHSLTFNSPLRIRRIEEDFWTVIGGTPADCIHFGYYLILEGKKPHMVCSGINDGPNLGEDITYSGTVSGAMEGRILGIPSIAFSVFGREDIDFTQVADVAKQVVIKALEEGMPEDAYLNVNIPNLRREEIKGFLITKQGRRSYKEKVLKLSDPQGKPIYWITAEQFGWMLEEGTDYWAVYHGYVSITPLQLDMTNYRALEELKSSWKL, from the coding sequence ATGTTTACCTTTTTGCTTACTAATGATGATGGTTATTTCTCAGAAGGCATAAGAGCTCTCAGGTCTGCACTTAAGCAAATAGGAAGGGTTGTATGTGTAGCTCCAGATAGGAACTTAAGTGGTGTAGGACATTCTTTGACTTTCAACTCCCCTTTGAGAATAAGGAGGATAGAAGAAGACTTTTGGACTGTAATAGGTGGGACACCAGCAGACTGCATACACTTTGGCTACTACCTTATACTGGAAGGTAAAAAACCCCATATGGTTTGCTCAGGTATAAACGATGGTCCCAATTTAGGTGAAGATATCACTTACTCGGGAACTGTTTCCGGAGCTATGGAGGGTAGAATACTGGGTATACCTTCCATAGCCTTTTCTGTATTTGGTAGAGAAGATATAGACTTCACGCAGGTAGCAGATGTTGCCAAGCAAGTAGTAATAAAAGCCTTAGAAGAAGGCATGCCAGAAGATGCTTATCTGAATGTGAACATACCCAATCTCAGGAGAGAAGAGATAAAGGGTTTTCTTATAACCAAACAAGGTAGAAGAAGCTATAAGGAAAAGGTTTTGAAACTATCAGACCCTCAGGGTAAACCCATATACTGGATTACCGCAGAGCAGTTTGGGTGGATGCTTGAGGAAGGTACGGACTACTGGGCGGTTTATCACGGGTATGTTTCCATAACCCCACTACAATTAGATATGACCAACTACAGAGCCTTGGAAGAGTTAAAAAGTAGCTGGAAATTGTAA